Proteins encoded together in one Oncorhynchus mykiss isolate Arlee chromosome 7, USDA_OmykA_1.1, whole genome shotgun sequence window:
- the LOC110528380 gene encoding DENN domain-containing protein 2D → MSNERDVGDHGPMKLFTTMFSSLQEKFHRDRSDRDSTLPRPTAPALVVTSAQNQSHLFFEYLVVVSLRKKRGEGTYEPQITYQFPKLANMRRSQREEEEKSLKAILLFCFPEGVNWAPLTEYASETFSFVLTEVDGSRRNGYCRRLLPSGKGARPPEAYCIISQVACFGLFSKIFDEVEKRRQISMAMIYPFMQSLREAPFPAPGNTVKIKSFIPESGTEVISLTRPLDSWLEHVDFRTLFRCLTDEEVLRVFASTVLERRIIFMADELSTLSQVLHAVAALLYPFTWQHTFISIVPSVLIDVVMAPTPYLLGVQKNKLDDVIDQSDMLIVDLTEGAENTFITCIGDESTILPEKLQEELLQALCCRKDNSTSEELNKVVSEAFLSFFVKTVGHFPSHVKRRSGGQPGVFQINSFCKASEPKASRQFVKRFIQTQMFDLFIQEVERQPTQEGFFHQKIAEYQQSKKKEKAKRGWVRGLVV, encoded by the exons ATGTCCAATGAGCGTGATGTGGGGGACCATGGGCCAATGAAACTGTTCACTACCATGTTCTCGTCCCTCCAGGAGAAGTTCCACAGAGACC GGAGTGATAGGGATTCCACCCTGCCTCGGCCTACAGCCCCAGCCCTAGTGGTGACCTCAGCCCAGAACCAGAGTCACCTCTTCTTTGAGTACCTGGTGGTGGTCAGCCTacggaagaagagaggagaaggaacgTACGAACCCCAGATCACATATCAGTTCCCCAAG CTGGCTAACATGAGGCGCtctcagagagaggaagaagagaagtcCCTGAAAGCCATCCTCCTTTTCTGTTTCCCAGAGGGGGTGAACTGGGCCCCCCTGACTGAATACGCCAG tgagaCATTCTCCTTCGTGTTGACAGAGGTCGATGGCAGTAGGAGGAATGGCTACTGCAGGAGGTTACTG CCCAGTGGCAAAGGGGCACGGCCTCCGGAGGCCTATTGCATCATCAGCCAGGTGGCCTGCTTTGGACTCTTCTCCAAG ATCTTTGATGAGGTGGAGAAGCGCAGGCAGATCTCCATGGCGATGATCTATCCATTCATGCAGAGCCTGAGGGAGGCGCCGTTCCCTGCTCCTGGAAACACTGTCAAGATCAAGAGCTTCATACCAGAGTCTGGAACAGAG GTCATCAGTTTGACAAGGCCGTTGGACTCGTGGTTGGAGCATGTGGATTTCCGGACACTGTTCCGCTGTCTCACAGACGAGGAGGTGCTGCGGGTGTTTGCCTCCACCGTTCTCGAACGACGAATCATCTTCATGGCTGACGAACTCAG TACCCTGTCCCAGGTGTTGCATGCGGTTGCGGCGCTGCTCTATCCGTTCACATGGCAACACACCTTCATCTCCATCGTTCCTTCAGTGCTGATTGATGTCGTCATGGCACCCACTCCCTACCTGCTTGGTGTGCAAAAGAACAAACTGGATGATGTCATTGACCAGAGCGAC ATGCTCATTGTAGATCTGACAGAGGGAGCAGAGAACACCTTCATCACTTGT ATAGGAGACGAGAGCACCATCCTACCAGAGAAACTACAGGAGGAGCTTCTCCAGGCCTTGTGTTGCAGGAAAGACAACTCCA CCTCGGAGGAGTTGAATAAGGTGGTCTCGGAGGCCTTCCTCTCCTTCTTTGTGAAGACTGTGGGTCACTTCCCCTCCCATGTTAAACGCAGAAGCGGCGGGCAGCCTGGAGTATTCCAGATCAACAGCTTCTGCAAGGCCTCCGAGCCGAAGGCCAGCCGCCAATTTGTCAAACGCTTCATCCAGACACAGATGTTTGACCTCTTCATCCAGGAAGTGGAGAGACAGCCCACACAGGAAG